Proteins encoded within one genomic window of Flavobacterium sp. NG2:
- a CDS encoding FtsL-like putative cell division protein — MKHGLYAILKAKFLIDDDAVKNWRFIVFIIVLAIIMIANTQRYEQKVFRIAAITSEVKELRSEFVDRRSQLMKLRMESTVSAKMEAKEIYPATVPPVKIKVKKEEEKGFFKKIWQ; from the coding sequence ATGAAACACGGTTTATACGCCATATTAAAAGCAAAGTTTCTTATCGATGATGATGCGGTTAAGAATTGGCGGTTTATTGTTTTTATCATCGTTTTGGCAATTATTATGATTGCAAATACACAGCGTTACGAGCAAAAAGTGTTCAGAATCGCAGCAATTACATCCGAAGTAAAAGAATTGCGTTCGGAGTTTGTAGACAGACGTTCCCAGTTGATGAAACTAAGAATGGAATCTACGGTGTCGGCAAAAATGGAGGCTAAGGAAATTTATCCAGCAACAGTTCCTCCAGTAAAAATTAAAGTGAAAAAAGAAGAAGAAAAAGGTTTTTTTAAAAAAATATGGCAGTAG
- the nadE gene encoding NAD(+) synthase has protein sequence MTKKSTIPVEKVNTHIVNWLKKYAEKAKVNGFVVGISGGVDSALTSTLCAQTGLQVLCVEMPIHQHASHVSRGQEHIQQLKERFPNVSSVQTDLTPVFEAFKKEVPTDYDEKKLQLTLANTRARLRMTTLYYHAGVHGLLVAGTGNKVEDFGVGFYTKYGDGGVDISPIADLLKSDVFALASYLKVPESILTAMPSDGLFGDEKTDEEQLGASYDELEWAMLADEKGLETTNFSEREKVVFAIYKRLNLVNQHKMNPIPVCEINKI, from the coding sequence ATGACTAAAAAAAGTACGATTCCGGTTGAAAAAGTGAATACTCACATTGTCAACTGGTTAAAAAAATATGCTGAAAAAGCAAAAGTAAATGGATTTGTAGTTGGAATATCAGGAGGAGTTGACTCCGCCCTGACTTCCACTTTATGCGCACAAACTGGCCTACAAGTATTATGTGTCGAAATGCCTATTCACCAACACGCAAGCCACGTTAGTCGTGGACAAGAACATATCCAACAATTAAAAGAGCGTTTCCCTAATGTCTCTAGCGTCCAAACAGATTTAACTCCTGTTTTTGAAGCTTTCAAAAAAGAAGTTCCAACAGACTACGATGAAAAGAAATTACAACTTACCTTAGCCAATACAAGAGCTCGTTTACGAATGACCACATTATACTATCATGCAGGTGTTCACGGGTTATTAGTGGCTGGTACAGGTAATAAAGTTGAGGATTTTGGGGTAGGTTTTTATACCAAATATGGTGACGGTGGTGTTGACATTAGCCCAATAGCGGATTTATTAAAATCGGATGTATTTGCATTGGCATCATACTTAAAAGTTCCCGAATCTATCCTAACAGCCATGCCTTCAGATGGTTTATTTGGAGATGAAAAAACTGATGAAGAACAGTTAGGCGCTAGTTATGACGAATTAGAATGGGCAATGCTAGCTGACGAAAAAGGACTAGAAACAACTAACTTTTCTGAGCGTGAAAAAGTGGTGTTTGCCATCTACAAACGTCTAAATTTGGTCAACCAGCACAAAATGAATCCTATACCTGTTTGCGAAATCAACAAAATTTAA
- a CDS encoding penicillin-binding protein, producing MAVEDKNISYRMYLVAFVIFLMAVAIAVKLTNIQWVEGEYYRDLAKERTVRNFVIPANKGNIYSADGSLLATSIPNYEIRFDALAPKAEVFEKNVAALSDSLATVLGKPSGYFQNELRRARATNNRYYLICRDLSYTDYIKIKKFPLFKLGAYKGGIIVEQKTVREHPIGKIAERTIGYERKTGENTYDGKGIEWAYRDYLNGKDGKILKQKIAKGQWKPIRDLNEVDPQDGYDVISTIDVYIQDIAHHALLKQLQEFEADHGCVVVMETQTGAVRAISNLGRANDGTYYETTNYAVAESHEPGSTFKLVDLMALLEDKVADTSTVYDSKGGEIRYSGKAVRDSHKGGYGKISLARGFELSSNTVMVQAVYNAYKDNPSRFVNHVNSYGLNKRLNMDFKGEGRPYIPQPSDKRWSNISLPWMAFGYGVSVTPMQTLTYYNAVANNGVMVKPHFVSEIKEWNKTIKKIETEVINLKICSQETILKLKEVLKNVVKKGTGSKLYSKEFSMAGKTGTAQVNYSKDGGAGKYYASSFVGFFPADHPKYSCIVVVHKPSTVNNNYYGADVAGPVFKRIAQKIFTDVPSTNEIKNVNRKIEKQEKSYHNYFASLQRPQHQVPNVKGMPGMDAIALLENLGLRVQAKGLGKVKTQSLQAGQNLIKNTTITLELL from the coding sequence ATGGCAGTAGAGGATAAAAACATATCGTATAGAATGTACCTAGTGGCTTTTGTTATCTTTTTGATGGCAGTAGCTATTGCTGTAAAATTAACCAATATTCAATGGGTTGAAGGGGAGTATTATAGAGATTTAGCCAAAGAAAGAACGGTTCGAAATTTTGTGATTCCTGCTAATAAAGGAAATATTTATTCAGCCGATGGGAGTTTACTAGCGACTTCAATTCCTAATTATGAAATACGTTTTGATGCCTTGGCTCCAAAAGCCGAAGTGTTTGAAAAGAATGTTGCTGCTCTTTCGGATTCATTGGCAACGGTCTTAGGAAAGCCAAGTGGTTATTTTCAAAATGAACTTCGTAGAGCGAGAGCAACTAATAATCGCTATTATTTAATCTGTAGAGATTTAAGTTATACCGACTACATAAAAATAAAAAAATTCCCTCTATTCAAGTTAGGTGCTTATAAAGGTGGAATTATTGTAGAGCAAAAAACAGTTAGAGAACATCCAATTGGCAAAATTGCAGAGCGTACCATTGGTTATGAAAGAAAGACAGGTGAAAACACCTATGATGGTAAAGGAATTGAGTGGGCGTATCGTGATTATCTTAATGGTAAGGATGGGAAGATTTTAAAACAAAAGATTGCCAAAGGCCAATGGAAACCAATTCGTGATTTGAATGAAGTGGATCCACAAGATGGTTATGATGTGATATCGACTATCGATGTGTATATTCAGGATATCGCACACCATGCATTGTTAAAACAGTTGCAAGAATTTGAGGCTGATCACGGTTGCGTGGTAGTTATGGAAACGCAAACAGGTGCTGTAAGAGCAATTTCAAATTTGGGAAGAGCAAATGATGGAACTTATTATGAAACAACCAATTATGCTGTAGCGGAGTCACATGAGCCTGGCTCGACTTTTAAATTAGTGGATTTGATGGCTTTATTAGAAGACAAAGTAGCTGATACAAGTACCGTTTATGATAGTAAAGGTGGTGAAATTAGGTATTCAGGAAAAGCAGTTAGAGATTCGCATAAAGGAGGTTACGGGAAAATTTCTTTGGCTAGAGGATTTGAATTGTCTTCGAATACGGTGATGGTACAAGCGGTTTACAATGCTTATAAAGACAATCCATCACGATTTGTAAATCATGTGAATTCATACGGTTTGAATAAGAGGTTAAACATGGATTTCAAAGGAGAAGGAAGACCTTATATTCCACAACCTTCGGATAAAAGATGGTCAAATATTTCGTTGCCTTGGATGGCATTTGGTTATGGGGTTTCGGTTACACCGATGCAAACATTGACTTATTATAATGCAGTTGCAAATAATGGTGTGATGGTAAAACCACATTTTGTTTCAGAAATTAAAGAGTGGAACAAAACCATCAAAAAAATTGAAACTGAGGTAATCAATCTTAAAATCTGTTCGCAAGAAACGATTTTGAAACTGAAAGAAGTTCTGAAAAATGTGGTAAAAAAAGGAACAGGTTCGAAGTTGTATTCCAAAGAGTTTTCGATGGCGGGTAAGACAGGAACAGCACAAGTAAATTATAGTAAAGATGGTGGAGCAGGTAAATATTATGCCTCTTCGTTTGTTGGTTTTTTCCCAGCAGATCATCCTAAGTATTCGTGTATTGTAGTGGTCCATAAACCAAGTACAGTAAACAATAATTACTATGGAGCAGATGTTGCTGGTCCAGTTTTCAAAAGAATAGCTCAAAAGATTTTTACTGATGTTCCTTCGACAAACGAAATTAAAAACGTCAATAGAAAGATAGAAAAACAAGAAAAAAGTTATCATAATTACTTTGCTAGTCTGCAAAGACCACAGCATCAGGTTCCAAATGTAAAAGGAATGCCAGGAATGGATGCTATTGCTTTGTTAGAGAATTTAGGATTAAGAGTGCAAGCAAAAGGCTTGGGTAAAGTAAAAACTCAATCGCTACAGGCGGGACAAAATTTAATTAAGAACACAACTATAACACTAGAATTACTGTGA
- the yihA gene encoding ribosome biogenesis GTP-binding protein YihA/YsxC, with product MKINTAEFIVSNSDVTKCPKDFLPEYAFIGRSNVGKSSLINMLTNQKKLAKTSGRPGKTQLINHFLINKNWFLVDLPGYGYAKVSKKTKSVFQQFITDYFETRQQLVCAFVLIDIRHDAQAIDIEFMSYMGESEIPFCIIFTKADKISKTKIDSHIAAYKKQMFANNWAEMPPYFVTSSTESIGKEELLSYIDEVNQDVFKNNNSPF from the coding sequence ATGAAAATTAATACAGCCGAATTTATAGTAAGCAATTCAGACGTAACAAAATGTCCTAAAGACTTTTTGCCCGAATATGCTTTTATAGGTAGGTCAAACGTAGGGAAGTCATCATTAATCAACATGTTGACCAACCAAAAAAAACTAGCTAAAACCTCTGGACGACCAGGAAAAACACAACTTATCAATCATTTTTTAATTAACAAAAACTGGTTCTTGGTTGATTTACCAGGTTATGGATACGCTAAGGTTTCTAAAAAAACCAAATCTGTTTTTCAACAATTTATTACTGATTATTTCGAAACAAGACAGCAATTAGTTTGCGCCTTTGTCCTAATCGATATTCGTCACGACGCACAAGCTATCGATATTGAATTCATGTCGTATATGGGCGAAAGTGAAATTCCGTTTTGCATCATTTTTACCAAAGCAGATAAAATTAGCAAAACTAAAATAGACTCCCATATTGCAGCTTACAAAAAACAAATGTTTGCTAACAATTGGGCAGAGATGCCTCCATACTTTGTAACATCTTCTACAGAAAGCATCGGAAAAGAAGAATTACTAAGCTATATCGACGAAGTCAACCAAGACGTATTTAAAAATAACAATAGCCCATTTTAA
- the rsmH gene encoding 16S rRNA (cytosine(1402)-N(4))-methyltransferase RsmH, which yields MTMTMEYHNPVLLKESVDGLNIKPDGIYVDVTFGGGGHSKEILSRLGPNGKLFAFDQDEDALANTLDDERFTLINENFRFIKRFLRFYGVRSVDGILGDLGVSSHQFDVPERGFSTRFDADLDMRMSQKNSLSAYKVVNEYDDANLKRVFYDYGELKNAPALARTIIEAREQMPIKTTDELKEVLAKYLPERVRNKVLAQIYQAIRIEVNQEMDVLKEFLEQSLEILNPEGRLSVISYHSLEDRLVKRFIKNGMFEGEPERDFFGNFSVPFKLVGKLIIPNNEEIKVNNRARSAKLRIAEKK from the coding sequence ATGACGATGACAATGGAATATCATAATCCAGTTTTGCTTAAGGAATCAGTTGACGGTTTGAATATTAAACCTGATGGAATATATGTGGACGTAACCTTCGGTGGAGGAGGTCATTCAAAAGAAATCTTGAGTCGATTAGGTCCAAATGGAAAATTGTTTGCTTTTGATCAAGATGAAGATGCATTGGCGAATACTTTGGATGATGAGCGATTCACATTAATCAATGAGAACTTTAGATTTATCAAACGCTTTTTGCGCTTTTACGGGGTGAGAAGTGTAGATGGGATCTTAGGAGATTTAGGGGTTTCTTCCCATCAATTTGATGTTCCTGAAAGAGGTTTTTCAACTCGTTTTGATGCTGATTTAGATATGCGAATGAGTCAGAAAAATTCATTAAGTGCTTATAAAGTAGTGAATGAATATGATGATGCAAATCTAAAACGAGTGTTTTATGATTATGGTGAGTTGAAAAATGCACCCGCTCTTGCTAGAACTATTATAGAGGCTAGAGAACAAATGCCTATTAAAACGACTGATGAATTGAAGGAGGTTTTGGCGAAATATTTACCGGAGCGTGTTCGTAATAAAGTATTGGCCCAAATTTATCAAGCCATCCGTATTGAGGTAAATCAGGAAATGGATGTTTTGAAAGAGTTTTTAGAACAATCCTTAGAAATATTAAACCCAGAAGGACGATTAAGTGTGATTTCGTATCACTCACTAGAAGATAGATTGGTAAAACGATTTATTAAAAATGGAATGTTTGAAGGGGAACCAGAGCGCGATTTTTTTGGAAATTTTTCAGTTCCTTTTAAGTTGGTTGGAAAATTAATCATTCCTAATAATGAAGAGATAAAAGTCAACAATAGAGCTCGAAGTGCAAAATTAAGAATAGCTGAAAAGAAATAA
- the dnaG gene encoding DNA primase encodes MITKATIDTVFETARVEEVIGDFVQLKRAGSNFKGLSPFSDERSPSFMVSPAKGIWKDFSSGKGGNAVAFIMEHEHFTYPEAIRYLAKKYNIEIEETEQTNEEKANMDARESMYLVSEFAKDYFHKTLLHTEEGKAIGLSYFKERGFTTETINKFSLGYSPETWDAFTKEALGKGYKLEFLESTGLTIPKEDRPFDRFKGRVMFPIQSMSGRTLGFGGRILTNDKKAAKYLNSPESELYHKSKVLYGIYQAKQAIAKQNNCFLVEGYTDVIQFNQAGIENVVASSGTALTPDQIRLINRLTKNITVLFDGDAAGLRASIRGIDLILEEGMNVKVCAFPDGEDPDSFAKKTPYDDLVAYLENNAKDFIQFKASLLMDEAKNDPIKKADLIRDMVQSISKIPDRIQREVYIQECSRIMDISEQVLVSTLAQLTQKDVVEVEKKAKKEQKSFEVVKNDTPQTSEKVDILYRLERKIIEILLLYGNKEEEFEDTFLKTNDEGEIVTVTEKKSLKVFQRIYLSLQEDEVELANPLFRAIFNDLINHYLQNESFSLEQYLMHLPPEYAQEVTDILMEDEKLVMHNWEGQNIFPKTKNDTIAQNVNETILTMRWYLVGSIIEELKNSISPDTDNMESLSMIMDYNTLTNSFSKKLGRVMSRFS; translated from the coding sequence TTGATTACAAAAGCTACTATTGATACCGTTTTCGAAACTGCTCGTGTGGAAGAAGTAATTGGCGATTTTGTTCAATTGAAACGTGCAGGGAGTAATTTTAAAGGATTAAGTCCATTCTCGGACGAGCGTTCACCCTCGTTTATGGTTTCGCCTGCAAAAGGAATCTGGAAGGATTTTAGTTCTGGAAAAGGAGGGAATGCCGTGGCCTTCATAATGGAGCATGAGCATTTTACTTATCCTGAAGCAATTCGCTACTTAGCAAAAAAATACAATATCGAGATTGAAGAAACTGAGCAAACAAACGAAGAAAAAGCAAATATGGATGCTCGTGAGAGTATGTATTTAGTTTCTGAATTTGCTAAAGATTATTTTCATAAAACTCTTTTACATACTGAGGAGGGTAAAGCTATCGGACTTTCTTATTTTAAAGAACGAGGCTTTACTACTGAAACTATCAATAAATTTAGTTTAGGATATTCTCCTGAAACTTGGGATGCTTTTACTAAAGAAGCTTTAGGAAAGGGATATAAATTGGAATTTCTTGAAAGTACAGGTTTGACTATTCCTAAAGAAGATCGCCCTTTTGATAGGTTTAAAGGTCGTGTGATGTTCCCTATTCAAAGTATGTCTGGAAGAACCTTAGGTTTTGGTGGCCGAATTTTGACAAATGATAAAAAAGCAGCGAAATACCTCAATTCGCCTGAAAGTGAATTGTACCATAAGAGTAAAGTGTTGTATGGTATTTATCAAGCCAAGCAAGCAATAGCCAAGCAAAACAACTGTTTCTTAGTCGAAGGATATACAGATGTAATTCAATTTAATCAAGCGGGAATCGAAAATGTGGTTGCCTCTTCGGGTACCGCTTTGACGCCTGACCAGATTAGATTAATAAATAGGTTAACAAAAAATATTACCGTATTATTTGATGGGGATGCTGCTGGTTTGCGTGCTTCCATTCGCGGAATCGATTTGATTCTAGAGGAAGGAATGAATGTTAAAGTTTGTGCTTTCCCTGACGGAGAAGATCCCGATAGTTTTGCTAAAAAAACGCCTTATGATGATTTAGTGGCGTATTTGGAGAATAATGCCAAGGATTTTATCCAATTCAAAGCGTCACTTTTGATGGATGAGGCAAAAAATGACCCCATCAAAAAAGCCGACTTGATACGGGATATGGTTCAGAGTATTTCTAAAATTCCAGATAGAATTCAGCGTGAGGTGTACATTCAAGAATGTTCCCGAATCATGGATATTTCGGAACAAGTGTTAGTGAGTACTTTGGCGCAGTTAACACAAAAAGATGTTGTTGAGGTCGAAAAGAAAGCTAAAAAGGAGCAGAAATCCTTTGAAGTGGTAAAAAATGACACACCTCAAACATCTGAAAAAGTAGATATTTTGTATCGTTTGGAGCGTAAAATAATTGAGATTTTATTGCTTTATGGAAATAAAGAAGAAGAATTTGAAGATACTTTTTTAAAGACCAATGACGAAGGCGAGATTGTAACTGTAACGGAGAAAAAGTCATTAAAAGTGTTTCAGCGTATTTATCTAAGTTTGCAAGAGGACGAAGTGGAACTTGCAAATCCGTTGTTTAGAGCGATTTTCAATGATTTGATAAATCATTATTTGCAAAATGAAAGCTTTAGTTTAGAGCAGTATTTAATGCATTTACCTCCAGAATATGCACAAGAAGTAACGGATATCTTGATGGAAGATGAAAAGTTAGTCATGCACAATTGGGAAGGTCAAAATATTTTTCCCAAAACGAAGAATGATACCATTGCTCAAAATGTTAACGAAACAATTTTGACCATGCGATGGTATTTAGTAGGGAGTATTATTGAAGAATTAAAAAACTCCATATCACCTGATACAGATAATATGGAGTCTTTGTCAATGATTATGGACTATAATACCCTAACAAATTCTTTTTCAAAAAAATTAGGTAGAGTAATGTCTCGATTTAGTTAA
- the gldC gene encoding gliding motility protein GldC, protein MSDKNRSEIKFLVELDENRVPEKLLWSAQDGGVTLEESKAIMLSIWDSKAKESMRIDLWTKDMPVDEMKVFFHQTLVAMSDTFHRATGDEKMSATMRDFCDYFAEKLELTGGK, encoded by the coding sequence ATGTCAGATAAAAACAGATCAGAAATTAAGTTTCTAGTAGAATTAGATGAAAACCGTGTGCCCGAAAAACTATTATGGTCTGCGCAAGATGGTGGAGTAACTTTAGAAGAGTCAAAAGCGATTATGCTTTCGATTTGGGACAGCAAAGCCAAAGAGAGTATGCGTATTGATTTATGGACAAAAGATATGCCTGTCGACGAAATGAAAGTTTTCTTTCATCAAACCTTAGTCGCCATGTCGGATACTTTTCATCGTGCTACTGGTGACGAAAAAATGTCAGCAACGATGAGGGATTTCTGTGATTACTTTGCAGAGAAATTAGAATTGACAGGAGGGAAATAA
- the mraZ gene encoding division/cell wall cluster transcriptional repressor MraZ: MNTIVGTYECKVDAKGRVLLPAPLKKQLTASLQDGFVLKRSVFQPCLELYPMEEWNLMMAKINKLNRFVKKNNDFIRRFTAGVKMVEIDSLGRLLVPKDLVAFAKISKDVVFSSAVNIVEIWDKDLYEQSISGDDIDFADLAEDVMGNLNDDDNGIS; the protein is encoded by the coding sequence TTGAATACAATTGTAGGAACATATGAGTGTAAAGTTGATGCTAAAGGGAGGGTGTTGTTACCTGCGCCTTTGAAAAAGCAATTAACTGCTTCACTTCAAGACGGTTTTGTCTTGAAGCGTTCCGTTTTTCAACCTTGTTTGGAGTTGTATCCAATGGAAGAGTGGAATTTGATGATGGCCAAAATCAATAAGCTAAATCGATTTGTAAAAAAGAATAATGATTTTATTAGACGTTTTACCGCAGGGGTAAAGATGGTTGAAATCGATTCTTTGGGGCGATTGTTAGTGCCTAAAGATCTTGTTGCTTTTGCGAAAATCTCAAAAGATGTCGTTTTTTCTTCAGCAGTAAATATTGTGGAGATTTGGGATAAAGACTTGTACGAGCAATCAATAAGTGGCGATGATATTGATTTTGCGGATCTAGCCGAGGATGTAATGGGAAATTTAAATGACGATGACAATGGAATATCATAA
- a CDS encoding alpha/beta hydrolase: MEKNYKIEGKYSYYEAGEGTPIVILHGLMGGLSNFDAVASYFSEKGYKIVIPDLPIYTQSILKTNVKAFAKYVKDFITFKGFDRVILLGNSLGGHIALYHTKMYPEKVAGLVITGSSGLYESAMGDSYPKRGDYDYIKKKAEDVFYDPKVATPELIDEVYATVNDRIKLIKTLTIAKSAIRHNMAKDLPKMHVQTCIIWGKNDKVTPPEVAEEFKNLLPNSTLYWIDKCGHAAMMEHPEEFNQLLEEWLNKTNLQA; the protein is encoded by the coding sequence ATGGAAAAAAACTATAAGATAGAAGGTAAATACAGCTATTATGAAGCTGGTGAAGGAACGCCGATTGTAATTTTACATGGTCTGATGGGCGGACTAAGTAATTTTGATGCTGTTGCTAGTTATTTTTCTGAAAAAGGATATAAGATTGTCATTCCAGACTTGCCTATTTACACTCAAAGCATACTAAAAACTAATGTTAAAGCTTTTGCAAAATATGTAAAAGACTTTATTACATTCAAAGGATTTGACAGAGTAATCCTTTTAGGAAACTCATTAGGAGGACATATTGCCTTATACCACACTAAAATGTACCCTGAAAAAGTAGCAGGACTAGTAATCACAGGAAGTTCAGGGCTTTACGAAAGTGCCATGGGAGATAGTTACCCAAAAAGAGGAGACTATGATTATATTAAAAAGAAAGCTGAAGATGTATTTTACGATCCAAAAGTAGCTACACCTGAATTAATAGACGAGGTATATGCCACCGTAAACGATCGAATTAAATTGATTAAAACTTTGACCATCGCTAAAAGTGCTATTCGCCACAATATGGCCAAAGATTTACCAAAAATGCATGTACAAACTTGTATCATTTGGGGAAAAAACGACAAGGTAACACCACCAGAAGTTGCTGAAGAATTTAAAAATTTATTACCAAATTCTACTTTGTATTGGATTGACAAATGTGGTCATGCAGCCATGATGGAACACCCTGAAGAATTCAATCAATTACTAGAAGAATGGCTCAATAAAACCAATTTACAAGCCTAG
- the gldB gene encoding gliding motility lipoprotein GldB: MKLYFIPILLSFFLLSCGKKSKSEKIIQDISVNIKVERFDKAFFEASPKDLDKVKKEYPLFFPPGNDDEVWIEKMQNPQWRELYREVQKKYADFEPVKNELEETYKHIKYYFPETRTPKVVTVISDMDYNNKVIYADSLVVIALELYLGKDHRFYQFPNYIKRNFERNQIMPDVVSAFFKFKTKPNLDKNFLSKMIYAGKELYIKDVLLPGYSDADKIGYTPEQLTWCQENEVYMWEYFMEKQLLYSDDQKLGSRFVSPAPFSKFYLEIDNESPGQVGAWIGWQIVRAYMDNNEVSVKDLLHIDAKEIFEKSKYKPKK, encoded by the coding sequence ATGAAATTATATTTTATTCCTATTCTTCTGAGTTTCTTTTTGCTCTCTTGTGGAAAAAAAAGCAAATCAGAAAAGATAATCCAAGATATTTCTGTCAATATTAAAGTAGAGCGTTTTGATAAAGCTTTTTTTGAAGCCTCGCCTAAGGATTTGGATAAGGTAAAAAAAGAATATCCTTTGTTTTTTCCACCGGGTAATGATGATGAAGTTTGGATTGAAAAAATGCAAAACCCGCAATGGAGGGAATTATATAGAGAAGTTCAAAAAAAGTATGCTGATTTTGAACCTGTAAAAAATGAATTAGAAGAAACCTATAAGCATATTAAATATTATTTTCCAGAAACTAGAACACCTAAAGTTGTTACCGTGATTAGTGATATGGATTACAATAATAAAGTTATTTATGCCGACAGTTTAGTCGTTATAGCGCTCGAATTGTATTTAGGTAAAGACCATCGTTTTTATCAATTTCCTAATTATATCAAGCGAAATTTTGAAAGAAACCAAATCATGCCTGATGTGGTGTCTGCATTTTTTAAATTTAAAACCAAGCCTAATTTGGATAAAAACTTTCTGTCAAAGATGATCTATGCAGGTAAAGAATTGTATATAAAGGATGTGTTATTACCTGGTTATTCAGATGCAGATAAAATAGGCTACACACCAGAACAATTAACCTGGTGTCAAGAAAATGAGGTTTATATGTGGGAATACTTTATGGAGAAACAATTACTATATAGTGATGACCAAAAGTTAGGTTCCCGATTTGTGAGTCCAGCTCCTTTTTCTAAATTTTATTTGGAAATTGATAACGAAAGCCCTGGTCAAGTAGGGGCTTGGATAGGTTGGCAAATTGTACGAGCTTATATGGATAACAATGAGGTTTCTGTAAAGGACCTACTGCATATTGATGCAAAAGAAATATTTGAAAAATCAAAATACAAACCCAAGAAATAA
- a CDS encoding response regulator transcription factor — protein MIKVCLADSLPVVHFGVKSYFKDHSDISIVANVGSFLMIRDILLTKEIDVLILDLELEGLSSIFEVKSILKNFPKTKIIIFSSLSEQIYAPNAIKAGVSGYVHKKEKLETLGQSIIKVNQGKIIMNETVKKNLALIAKQNKSERLYRKLSNREVEVLRYLSGGKKNHEIADILNLNEKTISTYKLRLLTKLNVTNLVDLVNKAKTLEIV, from the coding sequence ATGATAAAAGTTTGTTTAGCTGATAGCTTACCAGTAGTACACTTTGGAGTAAAATCATACTTCAAAGACCATTCAGATATCTCAATTGTTGCCAATGTTGGTAGCTTTTTGATGATTCGCGACATCCTTCTTACAAAAGAAATTGATGTTTTAATCTTAGATTTAGAACTTGAAGGTTTGTCAAGTATTTTCGAAGTAAAATCTATTTTAAAAAACTTTCCTAAGACTAAGATTATCATCTTTAGTAGTCTTTCAGAACAAATTTACGCACCAAATGCTATTAAAGCAGGAGTGTCAGGATATGTTCATAAAAAAGAAAAATTAGAAACTCTTGGTCAATCTATTATCAAAGTAAACCAAGGAAAAATTATTATGAACGAAACCGTGAAGAAAAATTTAGCCTTAATTGCTAAACAAAACAAAAGCGAGCGTTTGTACAGAAAACTTTCAAACCGTGAGGTAGAGGTTTTACGTTATTTGAGCGGAGGTAAAAAGAACCACGAAATAGCAGACATCCTAAACCTTAACGAAAAGACAATTAGTACTTATAAGTTAAGATTGTTAACCAAATTAAATGTGACTAACTTAGTAGATTTAGTAAACAAAGCGAAAACTCTAGAGATTGTTTAA